TTGTTCGGCCCGATGCTCTGCGCGTTCAGCCACGCCCCCACCGCCTTCACGTTCGCGGCACTCGACGCCACGAACCCCAGGCCCGCACCCGCGAACGTGATCTTGGACGTGCTCGCGAACACGAACGCCCGGTCCGGATGTCCCGCCTCCGCGCACAACGCCACGAAATTCACGGCCTCGTCCCGGTCCTGCGCGTACAGGTGATGCACGCGGTACGCGTCGTCCGCGAAGATCGTGAAGTCCGGCGCGGCCGCCTTCAGCGCCGCCAGACGACGCGCCTTCTGCACGCTGACGGTCTCGCCGCCCGGGTTGCTGTACGTCGGCACGAACAGCACGCCCTTCACGCGGTCACTGCCCGCCGCGAGCCGCTCCACGGCGTCCACGTCCGGCCCGTCCGCCTGCATCTCCACCGTCAGCAGCTCGAACCCCAGCGTCTGCAGCAGCAGGAAGTGACGGTCGTAGCCGGGCGTCGTCACGATCAGCTGCGGCCGCTGCGCCGCCCACGGCGACGTGCTGCCCGGCAGGCCCTTCAGCAGCGCCCACGTCAGCACGTGGCCCTGCACCTCCAGGCTCGCGTTGTTCCACACCAGCATCTGATCGGCCGTCACGTCCATCATCCGCCCGAACAGCTCCCGCGCTTCCGGCAGGCCCGCCACGCCGCCCGCCGAGTAATTGCGGATGTCCTGCCCGCCCGCCGTGAGCGTATCGTGCGGCCCGACCGCGTTCAGCAGGTCGTTGCTGAGATCGAAGTCCGCGTCGGACGGCTGACCGCGTTGCATGTTGAGCTTGAGTCCACGGGCCTTGAACGC
This genomic window from Deinococcus aquiradiocola contains:
- a CDS encoding aminopeptidase is translated as MTGARDRYEAFKARGLKLNMQRGQPSDADFDLSNDLLNAVGPHDTLTAGGQDIRNYSAGGVAGLPEARELFGRMMDVTADQMLVWNNASLEVQGHVLTWALLKGLPGSTSPWAAQRPQLIVTTPGYDRHFLLLQTLGFELLTVEMQADGPDVDAVERLAAGSDRVKGVLFVPTYSNPGGETVSVQKARRLAALKAAAPDFTIFADDAYRVHHLYAQDRDEAVNFVALCAEAGHPDRAFVFASTSKITFAGAGLGFVASSAANVKAVGAWLNAQSIGPNKVEQWRHVRFLEGYPGGVEGLMARHAEIIAPKFAAVDEVLSAALGRGGELATWGTPKGGYFISLDTTLPVARRVVQLAGEAGVSLTPAGATYPGGLDPHDRNIRLAPTRPPVEEVREAMEVVAACIQLASEEYRAANG